In Phycisphaerales bacterium, the sequence CGAGCCCGAGACGATCCGCACGCTCCACGAGGCGCGCCCCGTCCCGCCGGGTTTCGCCGTCAGCGTCAGGCGATGCCGCCCCGACGCGAGATCGCCCGCGGAGACGTCCGCCGAATCCAGGACATCGCCGGTCGTCGTGTCAATGAGTTCGACTCTCGCGCCCGCGCCAGGCCCGTTCGTGCCCATCTCGCTCTGGGCGTGACGCTGGATCTCCACGCTCACCGGCACAAGGTCCTGCACGAACGCCGCGGTGGGAGCGTCAACCCGCGCGATCGCGTCGTCGGTGAGCGGCTCCTTCCCGCCAATCTCCACCGGATAGATCGGCACACGCCTCGCCTCAAACGACCGCGTCGCCCCTCGGCCGAACGAATCCGTCGATCGACCATCCGACAGCAGGATCACCCCCGCGAGCGGTCGCGACGCCATCCGTGACGAGACCTGCTCGAGCGTCCGTCCCAGCGAGGTCTTGGAGCCGCTCGCCTCGCCAAGATCGATCGCCAGCGTGCCCTGCTCGATCCGGCTGGGGAGTTCACGCACACCGCTGTCGAACCCGAAGATCGCCACCTCGCGCGTCTGCTTGAGTTGTTCGATCATCGCCCCCGCGCCGGCGAGAGCGCGCCGGAGTTCCGCGTCACGCGATTCCAGTGAGCCGTCGTTGCTGAGCGAGTCCTGGATCTGCATCGACGCCGACCGGTCCGCCAGCACGACCACCCAATCCTTCTCCACTCGCTCGACACGCTTCTCCAGTTGAGGCCCGGCGATCAAGACGAGCACCAGCCCCAGCACCAACGCCCGAACCACCCCCAACGTCACTCGCGGCCACCGCCTCCCGACCAGCCGCCAATATCCCCAACCGGCCACGAGCGCGACGACCAGTCCCAGGCAGACCCACACCCACGCCGCCATCGGGTGTGCGAAGGCAAACTCCACCTGCGGATCGCTCGGATCGAGCGACTTCACGCCCAGCAATCTCCACCAGAGGCCGCTCATGCCCCCACCCCCGCCGCCACATCCTCTCGCGTGGCCCGCCCGGCGTGGCTGAAGATCTTGCCGAGCAAGACCTCGATCGCACCAATCACGGCCGCCGCGATCAGCAGCGGCAGACTGATCGGTGGCGCACGATCGAGCGAGGACGCCGCCTCAAACGTGCCGTTCTTGCCCAGCCACGCCACACCCCCCGACGTCGTCCCAAGCCCCTCGAGCCACGCCCCGATTCGGTCCTGATCCTGCGTCTCGACATTGCCGCCACGCGAGGCGGCGTTCGCGGCGATGAACCCTACCAGCCCGCCATCGCTCCCGCGCGATTCCCAAATCCCAGTTCGCCGCACGACAACCGGCGCGTCGCCGGCCACACGCCGCTCGTCACGCTCCTCGCCCACGCGAGGCTGCACCAGCCGCAGGTCCGTCGTGTGGGCCGGCGCCCGGAACGACTCCCCCGCGACCACAGGCCGATTGGAAAGCCCGCGCCCCACGCCCTGACGCACGAGATCCTGGAAGAGCGCCACCATCAGCGACCGCGCGGGAAGATCGGTCCACTCGAGCACCGGCGCACTCGCCAGATACGCCACGACCCCGCGCGAGGTAGTGCTCTCGCCCGTCCGGTCCGCGCTCGCCGCGCCGAGGACGAGCCAAGGCGAACCGTCCGAGAGCGTGAGCATCGCGTCACCGCTCGCCGAAGTGCCCAGGAGCGGAAGCGTCCGACGGACCGCGACCGGTCCGACAAGTTCCTCGAGTTCCGACGAGATGCCCATGAGCAGTTCGCTCGCCCTCGGGCCCGTCGCGAGCCGAAGCCCCGCGTCTCCCTCGCCCACAACCGCCGACTCGCGCGCGATCTGCCACGACACGCCCAGCGACGACATCATCGCGTCCGACCACGTGTGCACCGTCTCGCCCGCCGGTGGCATGACCAGCACAAAGGCCCCGCGGTCCAGCGCCGCACGGATCCATCCCCATCCCGCGGCCGCCAGTCGCTGCGGCTCGGTGACGATCACCGCGTCCAGCCCACCCAGCGCCGACGCCGAGCCCACATCGCGAGCCGCATCCAGCCGCACGATCTCCATCTCCTCCGTCGAACGTGTGCGGATCGTGCCATCATCGAGTGGTGCCAGCGCCGCCGCGATCCAATCCTCGGCATGGAACGCGCCAAGCCCGTCGGCCCGCCCGGGTTGCCCGACCAGCCCCACACGCACCTTGTCCCGGATCTCCACGATCGTCTCGGCGACATTGTCCGCCTCGAGCGCGTCGCGATCGATCTCCGCTCGGATCGCCACCACGCCACGCCCCGCGCTCCCCGAGCCGCCCGTCCCGCCCTCAACCGTTCGCCGAAGATCGAGCGGCACGACCACCGATTGCTGCTCCTGCCCCGCGTCGAATCGAACCACACGCTCGGAGGTTCCCGCCGTGGCGCCGATCGAGGGCCACAACTGCCGAGCCGAAAGTCGAACACGGATCGACGCCGGCTCGTCCATGGCCGCCGCACTCCGCCGCAGATCCACACGCAGACTCGTCGACGCCGTCTGCTCGCCAAGATTCGAGGCCTTCGCGATCAGCACGCCGCTCGACGCCTCGAGCGCCGCGATCGACGTGTTCCCCGAAGCAACCACGCTCGGCGGCGTCGCCACAAGGTCCAGCGTCCTCTTCTCGAGTTCCACGCGCGACAACGCAGCGCTCGTGTCCGCCGACCCCGCACGAAACTCCGAGACCACGCCCAGCACCACACGCTGTGTCTGTTCCGTGCTCACCATCGAGGCCGCCAGCGGTCCAAGCCCCGTGAAGTCCGCCCGGCTTTCGACCGGTTCGAGCGACGAAAGTGCCGCGAGCACCGACGCGTGATCCAACGTCGGCTCGCGCACCAGCGCCTCGGCCGGCGACGCCAGCGCGATCAGCGCCACGCGGTCGCCCCGAGTTGCATCGAGGTCGCCCACGAGCGCCTTCGCCTGATCCTTGAGGGTGTCAAACGCCAGCGTCCGATCGCTCGTGAGCCCCGACGTGATCGAGTTGTCGATCGCGAGAATCAGCGTTCGCGCCCCCGATCCGCCCCCAGATGATCCGCCCAGCACAGGCTTACCCACGGCGAGCGCCAGGAGCGCAATCAACAGGCACCGCGAGGCCAGCAACAGAAACTGCTCGAACCGCACGCGACGCCGCTGCTGCCGATACGCCTCCAGCAGGAACTTCATCGCCCCCCACGCGATCGGCTTGCGACGCCGGCGCAGCAGGATGTGGATGAGGATCGGCAGCGCCACGCACGCCAGACCGACCGCCGCCAGTGTTGGATTCAGAAACTGCATCACGCTCCCAAAAGTCCCACAAGGACTCAGCCGTACTTGCTCTTCTTGATCATCGCGTTGCGTCTCGCCACAAACGTCGCCAGCGGCGGCCCCAGCCACTCGTGCGTGCTCACCCGCTGGTAATCAAACCCGAACCCCATGACGAGTTTCTCCACCGCCTCGAGGTGGGTGTTGATCACACGCAGGTACGCCTCGCGCAGCGAGCGTGGATCGACGCGAAGCGACGCCTCGCCCTCCAGCCCCTCGAACGGGGCCGCATCGAGAAAAGCAAAGCGCGTCTCCTCACGATCCAGAACCTGGAACGCGATGACATCGTGCCCGGCATGCTTCAGCCGCGCGAGCGCCGCCCGGATCGACTCGAGGTCGCCGAAGAAGTCGCTCACCAGCGCGATCATGCAGCGATTGGTGACCTTCGCGAGCGCCTCGTCGATGGCGCGCCCGAGATCCGTCGTGCGGTTCTTGTTCTCCGCGTCCGTTGGGTGCAACGCGAGCGCGCCCACGATCTGACGCCAGGCGCTCTGGCTCGACGAGCGACGCACCATCGCCCGCACGCGATCCGAGAAGACCACCAGACCCGCCCGGTCGCCCTGGTGCAGCGTGATGTACGCTAGAGCCGCCGCGAGTGCCGTCGAGTGGTCGAACTTGCTCCAGTGCGAGCGCCCGTCCGGGCTGA encodes:
- a CDS encoding DUF58 domain-containing protein, producing the protein MFTRGTDSNAGDPSGGRAAAPEMEASLYLHPQTLAKLGSLELRAKLIVEGINSGLHRSPFQGFSVEFAQHRPYVAGDDLRHLDWKVFGRTDKLQLKQYQQETNLDLVLLVDASGSMMYGSRAFEEASGAGHTLSPDGRSHWSKFDHSTALAAALAYITLHQGDRAGLVVFSDRVRAMVRRSSSQSAWRQIVGALALHPTDAENKNRTTDLGRAIDEALAKVTNRCMIALVSDFFGDLESIRAALARLKHAGHDVIAFQVLDREETRFAFLDAAPFEGLEGEASLRVDPRSLREAYLRVINTHLEAVEKLVMGFGFDYQRVSTHEWLGPPLATFVARRNAMIKKSKYG
- a CDS encoding BatA domain-containing protein, which produces MQFLNPTLAAVGLACVALPILIHILLRRRRKPIAWGAMKFLLEAYRQQRRRVRFEQFLLLASRCLLIALLALAVGKPVLGGSSGGGSGARTLILAIDNSITSGLTSDRTLAFDTLKDQAKALVGDLDATRGDRVALIALASPAEALVREPTLDHASVLAALSSLEPVESRADFTGLGPLAASMVSTEQTQRVVLGVVSEFRAGSADTSAALSRVELEKRTLDLVATPPSVVASGNTSIAALEASSGVLIAKASNLGEQTASTSLRVDLRRSAAAMDEPASIRVRLSARQLWPSIGATAGTSERVVRFDAGQEQQSVVVPLDLRRTVEGGTGGSGSAGRGVVAIRAEIDRDALEADNVAETIVEIRDKVRVGLVGQPGRADGLGAFHAEDWIAAALAPLDDGTIRTRSTEEMEIVRLDAARDVGSASALGGLDAVIVTEPQRLAAAGWGWIRAALDRGAFVLVMPPAGETVHTWSDAMMSSLGVSWQIARESAVVGEGDAGLRLATGPRASELLMGISSELEELVGPVAVRRTLPLLGTSASGDAMLTLSDGSPWLVLGAASADRTGESTTSRGVVAYLASAPVLEWTDLPARSLMVALFQDLVRQGVGRGLSNRPVVAGESFRAPAHTTDLRLVQPRVGEERDERRVAGDAPVVVRRTGIWESRGSDGGLVGFIAANAASRGGNVETQDQDRIGAWLEGLGTTSGGVAWLGKNGTFEAASSLDRAPPISLPLLIAAAVIGAIEVLLGKIFSHAGRATREDVAAGVGA